In a single window of the Oryctolagus cuniculus chromosome 2, mOryCun1.1, whole genome shotgun sequence genome:
- the LOC138843146 gene encoding pro-neuregulin-2, membrane-bound isoform-like isoform X1 produces the protein MRWRRAPRRSGSPGPAARSPPPPLLLLLVLLGTAALEPGAAAGDDSAPAGASVCYSSPPSVGSVQELAQRAAVVIEGKVHPPRRQQGALDRNAAAAAGEAGAWGAERQPPAAGPGALGLPAEDPLSAANGTLPSRPTTPAPSPGEPAEEEEAPYLVKVHQVWAVKAGGLKKDSLLTVRLGTWGHPAFPSCGRLKEDSRYIFFMEPETNSSSSSSSSRAPAAFRASFPPLETGRNLKKEVGRVLCKRCGKLLAPGGVLRVRGARGGFDGCGTEAGPLQGRLCGSHASWALLPVKSPSLRLGWGGLKLFLI, from the coding sequence ATGAGATGGCGACGCGCCCCGCGCCGCTCCGGGAGTCCGGGCCCCGCCGCccgctcgccgccgccgccgctgctgctgctgctggtgctgctggggaCCGCGGCCCTGGAGCCGGGGGCGGCGGCCGGCGACGACTCGGCTCCCGCGGGGGCCTCGGTGTGCTACTCGTCCCCGCCCAGCGTGGGCTCGGTGCAGGAGCTGGCTCAGCGCGCCGCGGTGGTGATCGAGGGAAAGGTGCACCCGCCGCGGCGGCAGCAGGGGGCACTCGACAGgaacgcggcggcggcggccggcgagGCAGGGGCGTGGGGCGCCGAGCGCCAGCCGCCAGCCGCCGGCCCGGGGGCGCTGGGGCTGCCCGCAGAGGACCCGCTGTCCGCCGCCAACGGGACCCTGCCCTCCCGGCCCACGACCCCGGCGCCCAGCCCCGGCGAGcctgcggaggaggaggaggcgcccTATCTGGTGAAGGTGCACCAGGTGTGGGCGGTGAAAGCCGGGGGCTTGAAGAAGGACTCTCTGCTCACGGTGCGCCTGGGGACCTGGGGCCACCCGGCTTTCCCATCCTGCGGGAGGCTCAAGGAGGACAGCAGGTACATCTTCTTCATGGAGCCGGAgaccaacagcagcagcagcagcagcagcagccgcgcgCCGGCCGCCTTCCGAGCCTCTTTCCCACCTCTCGAGACGGGCCGGAACCTCAAGAAAGAGGTCGGCCGAGTCCTGTGCAAGCGGTGCGGTAAGTTGCTCGCGCCCGGGGGCGTGCTCCGCGTGCGAGGGGCGCGCGGGGGCTTCGACGGCTGCGGGACGGAGGCGGGCCCGCTGCAAGGGAGGCTTTGCGGCTCCCACGCTTCCTGGGCTCTGCTGCCGGTGAAAAGCCCAAGTTTGCGCCTCGGTTGGGGCGGcctgaaactttttttaatttag
- the LOC138843146 gene encoding pro-neuregulin-2, membrane-bound isoform-like isoform X2: MRWRRAPRRSGSPGPAARSPPPPLLLLLVLLGTAALEPGAAAGDDSAPAGASVCYSSPPSVGSVQELAQRAAVVIEGKVHPPRRQQGALDRNAAAAAGEAGAWGAERQPPAAGPGALGLPAEDPLSAANGTLPSRPTTPAPSPGEPAEEEEAPYLVKVHQVWAVKAGGLKKDSLLTVRLGTWGHPAFPSCGRLKEDSRYIFFMEPETNSSSSSSSSRAPAAFRASFPPLETGRNLKKEVGRVLCKRCELQGEMPSIHWFIPQMAAVATAVPY; encoded by the coding sequence ATGAGATGGCGACGCGCCCCGCGCCGCTCCGGGAGTCCGGGCCCCGCCGCccgctcgccgccgccgccgctgctgctgctgctggtgctgctggggaCCGCGGCCCTGGAGCCGGGGGCGGCGGCCGGCGACGACTCGGCTCCCGCGGGGGCCTCGGTGTGCTACTCGTCCCCGCCCAGCGTGGGCTCGGTGCAGGAGCTGGCTCAGCGCGCCGCGGTGGTGATCGAGGGAAAGGTGCACCCGCCGCGGCGGCAGCAGGGGGCACTCGACAGgaacgcggcggcggcggccggcgagGCAGGGGCGTGGGGCGCCGAGCGCCAGCCGCCAGCCGCCGGCCCGGGGGCGCTGGGGCTGCCCGCAGAGGACCCGCTGTCCGCCGCCAACGGGACCCTGCCCTCCCGGCCCACGACCCCGGCGCCCAGCCCCGGCGAGcctgcggaggaggaggaggcgcccTATCTGGTGAAGGTGCACCAGGTGTGGGCGGTGAAAGCCGGGGGCTTGAAGAAGGACTCTCTGCTCACGGTGCGCCTGGGGACCTGGGGCCACCCGGCTTTCCCATCCTGCGGGAGGCTCAAGGAGGACAGCAGGTACATCTTCTTCATGGAGCCGGAgaccaacagcagcagcagcagcagcagcagccgcgcgCCGGCCGCCTTCCGAGCCTCTTTCCCACCTCTCGAGACGGGCCGGAACCTCAAGAAAGAGGTCGGCCGAGTCCTGTGCAAGCGGTGCG